A genomic window from Serratia liquefaciens includes:
- a CDS encoding glycoside hydrolase family 13 protein gives MSGGQTAQWWKQAVVYQIYPRSFMDSNGDGIGDLNGITARLDYLQWLGIDVIWICPMYRSPNDDNGYDISDYQAIMTEFGTMADFDRLLAEVHGRGMRLILDLVVNHTSDEHPWFIESRSSQASAKRDWYIWRDGKNGAEPNNWESIFNGSAWKYDPGSEQYFLHLFSERQPDLNWENPQVRAALYDMMRWWLDKGIDGFRIDAICHMKKQPGLTDMPNPQGLRYVPSFERHLNCEGLLEYVDDLCEQVFNRYDIMTVGEMNGASAEQGEDWVGEQHGRLNMIFQFEHVKLWENNHQQSPHAGADVMGLKDIFTRWQTLLEGKGWNALYVENHDIPRVVSKWGDDKLYWRESATAIAAMYFLMQGTPFIYQGQELGMTNTRFQSLADFNDVAARNRFAKLREQGMDEAQILAFLGRSGRDNSRTPMQWDDGAHAGFSSVAPWFAVNANYPQINVARQREEADSVLNFYRALIRLRKQDPVWIYGRYQLQLAEHPHIYAYSRRLNQQQGLVLCNLSGEPQQVDPQALPPGPWRWLLGNYQDNGEGLRLRPYEARVYQQGETLDGV, from the coding sequence ATGAGCGGTGGACAAACAGCGCAATGGTGGAAGCAGGCGGTGGTGTATCAAATCTACCCGCGCAGCTTTATGGACTCCAACGGCGACGGCATAGGCGACCTGAATGGCATTACCGCCAGGTTGGATTACCTGCAATGGCTGGGTATCGACGTGATTTGGATCTGTCCGATGTATCGCTCGCCGAACGACGACAATGGCTACGACATCAGCGATTATCAGGCCATTATGACCGAGTTCGGCACCATGGCGGACTTTGACCGGTTGTTGGCAGAAGTGCATGGCCGCGGGATGCGGTTAATACTCGATCTGGTGGTTAACCACACGTCTGACGAACATCCGTGGTTTATTGAATCCCGATCGTCCCAAGCCAGTGCCAAACGCGATTGGTATATCTGGCGTGACGGTAAAAATGGCGCGGAACCCAACAACTGGGAGAGCATTTTCAACGGCTCGGCCTGGAAATATGACCCCGGCAGCGAGCAATACTTCCTTCATCTGTTCTCGGAGCGTCAACCGGATCTGAACTGGGAGAACCCGCAGGTGCGCGCGGCGCTGTATGACATGATGCGCTGGTGGCTGGACAAGGGCATCGACGGTTTCCGCATCGACGCCATTTGCCATATGAAAAAGCAGCCGGGGCTGACCGACATGCCCAACCCGCAGGGGCTGCGTTACGTGCCGTCTTTCGAGCGGCATCTGAACTGTGAGGGCCTGCTGGAGTATGTCGATGACCTGTGCGAACAGGTGTTTAACCGCTATGACATCATGACGGTAGGCGAAATGAACGGGGCCTCGGCGGAGCAGGGTGAAGACTGGGTGGGCGAACAGCACGGCCGCTTGAACATGATTTTCCAGTTCGAGCACGTCAAGCTGTGGGAAAACAACCATCAGCAGTCGCCGCACGCCGGGGCAGACGTGATGGGCCTGAAGGACATATTTACTCGCTGGCAGACGCTGCTGGAGGGAAAGGGGTGGAATGCCCTGTACGTCGAAAACCACGATATTCCGCGCGTGGTGTCAAAATGGGGCGACGATAAGCTGTATTGGCGCGAAAGCGCCACTGCCATCGCCGCGATGTATTTCCTGATGCAGGGAACGCCGTTTATTTATCAGGGGCAGGAGCTGGGGATGACCAATACCCGTTTCCAGAGCCTGGCCGATTTTAACGATGTTGCCGCCAGGAACCGTTTTGCCAAGCTGCGCGAGCAGGGCATGGACGAGGCGCAGATCCTGGCGTTTCTCGGCCGCAGCGGGCGCGACAACTCGCGCACGCCAATGCAGTGGGACGACGGCGCCCACGCGGGTTTCAGCTCTGTCGCGCCCTGGTTTGCGGTCAATGCCAACTATCCGCAGATCAACGTGGCGCGTCAGCGCGAAGAAGCCGATTCGGTACTGAATTTTTATCGGGCGCTGATCCGTCTGCGCAAGCAGGATCCGGTGTGGATCTATGGCCGCTATCAATTGCAACTGGCGGAGCATCCGCATATTTACGCTTATAGTCGCCGCTTGAATCAGCAGCAAGGGCTGGTGCTGTGTAACCTGAGTGGTGAACCACAGCAGGTCGACCCGCAGGCATTGCCACCCGGCCCGTGGCGCTGGCTACTGGGTAACTATCAGGACAATGGCGAAGGGTTAAGGCTGCGCCCTTATGAAGCCAGGGTCTATCAGCAGGGAGAAACCCTGGACGGTGTTTGA
- a CDS encoding sensor domain-containing diguanylate cyclase, with amino-acid sequence MHTTELPGATKLQHALIVFLLVFGLCLFGILSRPTGLLSAFWPANAVLLAVLVRYPALASPWGWLMAILGYMAADLITGSTVGKAVLLNGANITGVAVGFYLFMRLSPQVRTLERTSSSIFLFAICLTSATATALVGAGASVLLFDRQFLPAMALWLSSEFTHYITLMPFILTFPTDGKGYLRSISQAATQRSLWYATCKKMAVLVLLLIACTGSILIGGPGAVIFPMPILLWLAMSFSLFSTMIAVLAYVLWCHLAIDMGLIATNLDMKLLQNTVSMRLGVALLALGPIAVASMNYARNALLRRLEHVANHDALTHVLTRSAFMQRGTRLVSQKGEHVCIMMLDIDYFKSINDRFGHAGGDVALLSFTRAITADLRDQDLFGRMGGEEFAIVAPISQQQDALSLAERLRHRVEIESITMPAGTSLQITVSIGMVTCIGGSGQSLDNLLKIADLAVYKAKNSGRNRVATPEFLPRTYPNL; translated from the coding sequence ATGCACACCACTGAGTTACCTGGTGCCACAAAATTACAGCACGCGTTAATCGTATTCCTGCTGGTGTTCGGCCTGTGCCTGTTTGGCATCTTAAGCCGGCCCACCGGTCTGTTATCCGCCTTTTGGCCGGCCAATGCGGTGTTGCTGGCTGTCCTGGTGCGTTACCCGGCGCTGGCCAGTCCCTGGGGTTGGCTGATGGCGATTCTGGGCTATATGGCGGCGGATCTGATCACCGGCAGCACGGTCGGGAAAGCCGTATTGCTCAACGGCGCCAACATTACCGGTGTTGCGGTCGGGTTTTACCTGTTTATGCGTTTATCGCCGCAGGTCAGAACTCTGGAACGCACTTCGTCCAGCATTTTTCTGTTTGCCATCTGTCTGACGAGCGCGACCGCCACGGCGTTAGTCGGTGCCGGGGCTTCGGTACTGCTGTTCGACCGCCAATTCCTGCCCGCCATGGCGCTGTGGCTGTCTTCGGAGTTCACCCATTACATTACCCTGATGCCGTTTATCCTGACTTTCCCGACCGACGGGAAAGGCTACTTGCGCAGCATCAGCCAGGCCGCGACCCAACGCAGCCTGTGGTATGCCACCTGTAAAAAAATGGCGGTGCTGGTCCTGCTGCTGATTGCCTGTACCGGCAGCATCCTGATTGGCGGCCCCGGAGCCGTCATTTTCCCAATGCCAATCCTGCTTTGGCTGGCGATGTCGTTCTCCTTGTTCAGCACCATGATTGCCGTGCTGGCCTATGTGCTGTGGTGCCATCTGGCGATCGACATGGGCCTGATTGCGACCAATCTCGATATGAAACTGCTGCAAAACACGGTGTCGATGCGCCTTGGCGTGGCGCTATTGGCGCTGGGGCCGATCGCCGTCGCCAGCATGAATTACGCCCGCAATGCGCTGCTGCGCAGGCTGGAGCACGTGGCGAATCATGACGCATTAACCCATGTCTTGACCCGTAGCGCCTTTATGCAGCGCGGTACGCGCTTGGTCAGCCAAAAGGGTGAGCACGTCTGTATCATGATGCTGGATATCGACTACTTTAAGTCGATCAACGATCGCTTTGGTCATGCAGGCGGTGATGTTGCGCTGTTGTCCTTCACCCGTGCCATTACTGCCGATCTGCGCGATCAGGATCTGTTTGGCCGAATGGGCGGGGAAGAGTTTGCTATTGTTGCACCGATCTCTCAGCAACAGGATGCCCTGTCGTTGGCCGAGCGCCTGCGTCACCGCGTGGAAATCGAGTCCATCACCATGCCCGCCGGAACCTCGTTGCAGATTACCGTCAGTATCGGCATGGTCACCTGCATCGGCGGATCGGGGCAGAGTCTGGATAATCTGCTGAAAATCGCCGATCTGGCGGTCTACAAAGCCAAAAACAGCGGCCGCAATCGCGTCGCCACCCCTGAATTTCTTCCACGCACTTACCCCAACCTCTGA
- a CDS encoding DUF1428 domain-containing protein, which translates to MKYVDGFVVAVPAANKEAYLKLAAAAAPLFKEFGATRVVECWGDDVPDGKLTDFRGAVKAESDEVVVFSWIEYPSKAVRDDANQKMMADPRMKALGDQMPFDGKRMIFGGFEPILDQ; encoded by the coding sequence ATGAAATACGTTGATGGTTTTGTCGTGGCGGTACCGGCCGCCAATAAGGAGGCGTACTTAAAACTGGCGGCTGCGGCGGCACCCTTGTTCAAAGAGTTCGGTGCCACGCGGGTCGTGGAATGTTGGGGCGATGATGTCCCCGACGGCAAACTGACCGATTTTCGCGGCGCAGTAAAGGCCGAGTCCGATGAAGTGGTGGTGTTCAGCTGGATTGAATACCCCTCCAAGGCGGTGCGTGACGATGCCAACCAGAAGATGATGGCGGATCCGCGCATGAAAGCCCTGGGTGACCAAATGCCATTTGACGGCAAGCGCATGATTTTCGGCGGTTTCGAACCTATCCTTGATCAATAG
- a CDS encoding VOC family protein, with protein MKITQHLWFEKDMDAALRCYIDLIPGSSLTWHSTLPADTPSGPAGSVKLATFILGDQRYAAIEAGPLDPFNHSFSIMVECADQSEVDRLWEALSDGGSVEQCGWLRDRWGLSWQIVPKRLTELMSDPDSLKVRRVTEAMLQMVKLDIAGLEAAARE; from the coding sequence GTGAAAATCACCCAACATCTTTGGTTTGAGAAAGACATGGATGCCGCACTACGCTGTTACATAGATTTGATCCCCGGCTCCTCCCTGACCTGGCACTCTACCCTGCCCGCCGACACCCCCAGCGGCCCGGCAGGCAGTGTCAAACTGGCGACTTTTATTCTGGGCGATCAGCGCTATGCGGCGATTGAAGCCGGCCCCCTGGATCCGTTCAATCACAGCTTTTCCATCATGGTCGAATGTGCGGACCAGTCCGAAGTGGATCGACTGTGGGAAGCGCTGAGCGACGGTGGCAGCGTCGAACAGTGCGGTTGGTTGCGCGACCGGTGGGGATTGAGCTGGCAGATCGTGCCCAAGCGGCTGACGGAGCTGATGAGTGACCCCGATAGCCTGAAGGTGAGAAGGGTCACCGAAGCGATGCTACAGATGGTCAAACTGGACATTGCCGGGTTGGAAGCGGCGGCTCGTGAATAA
- a CDS encoding D-serine ammonia-lyase — protein sequence MEKTQIQQLVTQFPLVQELIDLKPVTWFNPQATTLQVGLPYVGLGAADVSDAQQRLARFAPYLSAAFPETRATQGVIESEVVALPAMQTALNQRYGLTLGGRLLLKKDSHLPISGSIKARGGIYEVLAHAEKLALEAGLLQLTDDYAKLFSPEFREFFGGYRIAVGSTGNLGMSIGIISARLGFSVSVHMSADAREWKKQKLRDNGVNVVEYEQDYGVAVEQGRLQAASDPRCFFIDDENSQTLFLGYAVAGERLKRQFAESGIRVDAQHPLFVYLPCGVGGGPGGVAFGLKLAFGDHVRCIFAEPTHSPCMLLGVHTGLHDGISVQDLGIDNQTAADGLAVGRASGFVGRAMERLLAGFYTLSDQEMFALLGLLDRHEHIRLEPSALAGMPGPWRVAANAEWLTSQGLNEEQMNHATHLVWATGGGMVPEAEMTKYLAAAQQSL from the coding sequence ATGGAAAAGACACAGATTCAGCAATTAGTGACGCAATTCCCGCTGGTGCAGGAGCTGATCGACCTTAAGCCGGTGACCTGGTTCAACCCGCAAGCGACGACTTTGCAGGTCGGGCTGCCCTACGTCGGTCTTGGTGCCGCGGACGTGAGTGACGCCCAGCAGCGTCTGGCGCGTTTTGCCCCTTATCTCAGCGCCGCTTTTCCGGAAACCCGAGCAACACAAGGCGTGATCGAGTCTGAAGTGGTCGCTCTGCCTGCGATGCAAACGGCATTGAATCAACGCTATGGCCTGACGCTTGGCGGGCGGTTGCTGCTTAAAAAAGACAGCCATCTGCCGATCTCCGGTTCGATCAAGGCGCGCGGCGGTATTTACGAGGTGCTGGCGCATGCGGAAAAGCTGGCTCTGGAAGCCGGGCTGCTGCAGTTGACGGATGACTATGCCAAGCTGTTTTCGCCGGAGTTCCGCGAGTTTTTCGGCGGTTATCGCATTGCCGTAGGGTCAACCGGCAACCTCGGGATGTCGATCGGCATTATCAGCGCTCGCCTTGGTTTTAGCGTCAGCGTGCACATGTCGGCGGATGCTCGCGAATGGAAAAAGCAAAAGCTGCGCGATAACGGCGTCAATGTGGTGGAGTATGAACAAGATTATGGGGTCGCCGTCGAACAGGGCCGTTTGCAGGCGGCGAGCGATCCGCGCTGCTTCTTCATCGATGACGAAAATTCGCAAACGCTGTTCCTGGGTTATGCCGTGGCCGGGGAGCGGTTGAAGCGCCAGTTTGCCGAGAGTGGCATCCGGGTCGATGCTCAGCATCCTTTGTTTGTTTATCTGCCCTGTGGCGTCGGCGGCGGTCCCGGCGGCGTGGCATTTGGCTTGAAGCTGGCCTTCGGTGACCACGTACGCTGCATCTTTGCCGAGCCAACGCACTCGCCATGCATGCTGCTTGGTGTGCATACCGGGTTGCACGACGGTATCTCGGTCCAGGATCTGGGCATCGACAACCAAACTGCCGCTGATGGATTGGCGGTGGGGCGCGCCTCCGGTTTTGTCGGCCGGGCGATGGAACGCCTGCTTGCGGGGTTCTATACCCTGAGCGATCAAGAGATGTTTGCGCTGTTAGGGCTGTTGGACCGCCATGAACATATCCGGCTCGAGCCCTCCGCGCTGGCGGGGATGCCAGGGCCATGGCGCGTTGCGGCCAATGCTGAGTGGTTGACGAGCCAGGGCTTGAATGAGGAGCAGATGAACCATGCTACCCACCTGGTGTGGGCAACCGGCGGCGGCATGGTGCCGGAAGCGGAGATGACGAAATACCTGGCTGCGGCTCAGCAGTCCCTTTAA